In Acidisarcina polymorpha, the DNA window TCGATGGTAGCGGGCGATGCGGCCGAGCTGGCATCAAGTTAGCTTCATCCGAGCTTGGCGCCAATCTCTGAATGATTGCTCATTCGCTCTCTCAATACAGAAGCGTGACTCGCATGGTGACGGCCGTTGCAGCGGACAAGCTAGGGGTCTTGCCGGGGTCAGGAACATACGTCAACGTGGGTTGGAAGTAGATGCCTCCCACCAGGTGGATCTGATAATATCCCTGGATTATAGCCTCGCTGTTTCGGAACCCATCATTCTTATTCAATCGCGACACTCCCGCGCCTATGCCTAGAGAGTCGTTGGGACGCTTGGGAACCAGGCCGAAACCGGTGACGCCGCCACCTATATACTTGTCTACAATCAGCGTTTTGGACTCATTCATGCCGAATTGGAAGAAGCTGGTGACTCCGCTGTTATCGATGCCCGGTTTCGTTAGCCACAACCGTTGGCTGGCGAATGCATAGAACCCCTGGGCGCCGTCTTCTGTCTTCCCTCCGCCCGACAACTTACCAGTCTGCCCCCATGCGCCCACAGCGAAGGTGCCGGGCATTTTAAGCGAAGCAAGCTGCCAGGCGTAACCGATTTCTCCAACGTTGAAGAAATAGCCGTTGAACGCGGGTACGGCACGCAGCCCTGTCTGATCGCCCCGAGCTCCCGTGCCATCATACAGCCCATAAGACATATAAACATTCTTAGTCGGCGCCAAACTCGCCGTGATGCCATAAGCCGAGTTGTAATAGCCCGGCATGACACCGAGTAGAGTCGGATTTACAAATACGGGCGTATAGATTAAGCCCGACACCGCTGGGATGGAAAGAGTCAGGTCGTGAAGCTGTAGCGGTCGAGTCACGTTGTTAAAGTCATTCGTCGGAACAGTTTTTCCGACTCGTAACGTAAGCTTGTCGCGAAAGAGGCGTTGCCGCCACCACAACTCATAAAGTTCACTGCGCGCCAATGGCGACAGTCCGGGAAGGCTGTTATACCCTGCCACGACCCCCGCCTGTGCATTCGACGTTTGGCCGTTGAACTGAAGGTAAACGACACCGAACTGGGCTCCCGGAATCTCCATCCACTTATTTAGGTCCAGATCTAGATCCAGCAGCAGCAAGCTGTTAAAGCTTGACTTGCCAGGTTCAACTCCGCCGGAAATTAGATAATTTGCATCCCCGAGCCACACGCCTCCGAGATGAACACCTGACGTTTTGTCGAGGCCGAGCAGGCGTCCCAGTTGACCAGTGCCAATTACAATATCCACGGCACCGGGGTTTGCGCTGAGGCCGCTTTCCTCAGAGCTTTGGGCTGGTAGAGGGAGCACTGCAGCTATCCCGCAAAGCAAAACCAACATATTCTTACGAAGGAGTTTTTTTGCGACAGAGTATCGTGGCGAGGTTGCCCGGTACATCTTGCGCAACCTAGTCCCGCATCCACATTTTGCCATGAGCGAATGGATCCTATCATTCTGTTCATGCATAGTCCACGCAATATGAGGGGGAGGTCAGGGCAACAAGATCGTATTTACATTACTGATGTTACTTATGAATTATGTTGCGCCCATGCGGTCGACCGGTAAGATTAGCTGAACGGTCAGCCGGGTACCTAAGATGATCAATTATGCGCATTCTGGTCGCCATGCCCTCGTTAATGGCTCTTTGCTTTGAGGGAGAATGCGCAAGTGCCGAATGTCGTTAGCAAAGCCGGTGAAGTAGATCAAGACCTAGTTACGATCGTCACGCAGACGAGACCAATCGCTGGACAAGAGGATGCCTTCAGAAGCTGGCAGGATGAAATCCGCACGGAGGTATCGAAGTGGCCTGGCTTTGTTGAGCAGAAAGTTATTCCACCGCACCCACCTCTCCAATTCGATTGGGTGATTCTGCTCCGCTTTTCCTCTCTTGACGCCGGAACCGGATGGCTGCGTTCACCTGAACGCCTTAGGCTGATCGAAAAGCTGCAACCGATTCTCGCTGGTATTGATGATGTGCACATCGTGAAAGACGGTGCCTCCGGGGTACTCCCAGCAGCTGCTTCTGTCGTCATTTCGACACGTCTGCTACCGGGTCAGGAGAGCCAGTATCGCAGCTGGGAACAGCGTATTGCAGCCGCCCAATCTAGGGCAGCCGGCTTTCAAGGATATAGGCTGGAGCCTCCGATTGAGGGTGTTCAGGATGATTGGCTGTCGATCATCCGGTTTGATTCTCAGCAAAACCTAGACAAGTGGCTTAATTCCCCCGAGCGGCTCAATCTCATCAAAGAATCAGAATCATTCACCGAACGTTTTGACACTCGCGTCGTGCACAGCGGGTTCGACCAATGGTTTCCCCGCTCAACTACGAGTGCGCTATCCGCACCGGTATGGAAGCAGAACATGATCGTACTTCTGCTGCTTTATCCGGAAGTGTTTTTGTTTGGAGCGTTTGTTCAGCAACCACTTCTAGTCAGGCGCCTACACTGGCCGTTCTGGTTAGCACTCTTCGCGGGAAATCTCGTGGGCGTCCTGCTGATGAATCAGATCGTACCGTGGACCAGCGACCGCTTTGCCTGGTGGCTGACCTCGGCGAAGTCGACGGAGAGAAAAACCACCTTAGTCGGGCTTGGACTGGTCATTGCCCTCTATGCTCTGCTGCTCATTGCGTTCTCACGCTTTTAATGGACGCCGAAGAGCAGCCAGAATAGTATGACTCTCCGGCACACACTCACCTCGATGGATTTCTATCGGATGGATGCCCGCTGCATGCCACAAGCCTAAGCCGTGGTGCCTCTTCCGAGTGGGTGGACGTGCTTCGGAGCGCTCCACCTGTTAGCGCTGTCTCCCCGCGCTCTTCTTGCGTGCCACCTTCTTCGCAAAGGTACTAGCGGACGCAACCTTCCGTGGCAAAGACCGGGAGGTCTTCACCGGGACTGCTTTTTTCGCCTGCACTTTCTTAACCCTGGCCTTCTTCTGTGCCGGCATAGAACGCTTTCCTGCAGCTTTCTTATTGGCTGCTGATCCATATGCGGTGGCCAGTTGTTTGCTCGGCGTGTCCGAGGCGCCCAACGGATGGTTTTCTTTCGCAGGCGATCCTCCGTTGTTCATTCCTGAATTTGCGGAGCTCGATGCAATCAATGCAAAAATCTTCTTCCCATCCGGGATCGGGATGAAACGCGTTCGGGTAGGAGTAATCTCGATGATCCCAGCAGGGATGACAGACACCTGTCCGCCGCCTCCACCGCCGCCAGCTTCCTGAGCCATCCGGCGATATGGCGCAGGAGTGCTTCCACCTGCACCGAAGTCGTATCTCACCCAAGCGACTGGGATGACGGTTCGATCTGCCACTGAAACAGGCTCGGCAAAGGCCAGCTTTCCGCTCGCGAATGTGCTGATCTGTTCGCCAATCGTCTTCAATACCTTTGCTATGTCCATTGTTATGTCTCCAGTCAGAATCGTTCCTGCGCGGGTCTCTGAAGGCCCTTAGCTATCGCTACACCTGCTGCTCCACTACTAGCTCGAATGAAGGGCCGGGCTGTGTTGAGCGCCCATCTCGCAAGCACGAGTCAAGGTGAACATCATGGATAAGTTCGAGATTTCGCACCAGCAGTAGGCCGGCTGGCGAAGACCTATCCGATTGATGCGAAAGTCCCCCGCGCATTTTGCGGAAGTAGTGCCGGGAACACGCTATCGGCGGCTGGTCGAGATGATCGTAGCCGAGAGCAACACGCTCGAGTCCCTGCGCCGCTTTTCTGGCTAATTCCACCTGATCCCTTCGCCGCATCGAACGCACCGCCCACAGAAGGTATTCTTATGACGAAGTAAACTGTCGCGGTGAAGCCGG includes these proteins:
- a CDS encoding carbohydrate porin; protein product: MLPLPAQSSEESGLSANPGAVDIVIGTGQLGRLLGLDKTSGVHLGGVWLGDANYLISGGVEPGKSSFNSLLLLDLDLDLNKWMEIPGAQFGVVYLQFNGQTSNAQAGVVAGYNSLPGLSPLARSELYELWWRQRLFRDKLTLRVGKTVPTNDFNNVTRPLQLHDLTLSIPAVSGLIYTPVFVNPTLLGVMPGYYNSAYGITASLAPTKNVYMSYGLYDGTGARGDQTGLRAVPAFNGYFFNVGEIGYAWQLASLKMPGTFAVGAWGQTGKLSGGGKTEDGAQGFYAFASQRLWLTKPGIDNSGVTSFFQFGMNESKTLIVDKYIGGGVTGFGLVPKRPNDSLGIGAGVSRLNKNDGFRNSEAIIQGYYQIHLVGGIYFQPTLTYVPDPGKTPSLSAATAVTMRVTLLY
- a CDS encoding antibiotic biosynthesis monooxygenase; protein product: MPNVVSKAGEVDQDLVTIVTQTRPIAGQEDAFRSWQDEIRTEVSKWPGFVEQKVIPPHPPLQFDWVILLRFSSLDAGTGWLRSPERLRLIEKLQPILAGIDDVHIVKDGASGVLPAAASVVISTRLLPGQESQYRSWEQRIAAAQSRAAGFQGYRLEPPIEGVQDDWLSIIRFDSQQNLDKWLNSPERLNLIKESESFTERFDTRVVHSGFDQWFPRSTTSALSAPVWKQNMIVLLLLYPEVFLFGAFVQQPLLVRRLHWPFWLALFAGNLVGVLLMNQIVPWTSDRFAWWLTSAKSTERKTTLVGLGLVIALYALLLIAFSRF
- a CDS encoding GerW family sporulation protein; this encodes MDIAKVLKTIGEQISTFASGKLAFAEPVSVADRTVIPVAWVRYDFGAGGSTPAPYRRMAQEAGGGGGGGQVSVIPAGIIEITPTRTRFIPIPDGKKIFALIASSSANSGMNNGGSPAKENHPLGASDTPSKQLATAYGSAANKKAAGKRSMPAQKKARVKKVQAKKAVPVKTSRSLPRKVASASTFAKKVARKKSAGRQR